One window from the genome of Amaranthus tricolor cultivar Red isolate AtriRed21 chromosome 9, ASM2621246v1, whole genome shotgun sequence encodes:
- the LOC130823649 gene encoding protein NUCLEAR FUSION DEFECTIVE 4-like, translating into MGELNERFKAFINNRWLVFVAAIWIQACAGIGYMFGSISPTIKSNLNYNQRQVARLGVAKDLGDSVGFLTGYACEVLPLWAALLVGALQNLIGYGWVWLIITGRAPPLPLWAMCVLIFIGTNGETYFNTASLVSCVQNFPKNRGPIVGILKGFAGLSGAILTQIYALINSPDQASLVFMIAVGPTMVVVSLMFIIRPVKGHRQVRPSDGASFSFVYSGCLVLAAYLLGVMLVQDLIDVSHTIVIVFTSILFVILLAPISIPISMAIREEPRTSIEEALLETQKEEPAKAAESDTDVVFSEIEDEKPKDVDTLPRSERKKRMAQLQARVAQAAAEGAVRVKRRRGPHRGEDFTLTQALVKADFWLLWFPFVLASGSGLTVIDNLGQMSQSLGYNNAHIFVSMISIWNFLGRVGGGYLSEIVVRDYAYPRPVAMAIAQVIMAVGHFVIGMGWPGAMYIGTLLIGLGYGAHWSVGPATASELFGLKSFGALYNFLTLANPGGSLIFSGLIASTIYDREAEKQEQQRNPHLGSFLTLEEPPKCEGAVCFFLTSMIMSGLCVIAIILTMTLVHRTKSVYATLYGKTRN; encoded by the exons ATGGGTGAACTAAATGAAAGATTTAAAGCATTTATCAACAACAGATGGCTAGTATTTGTCGCAGCGATTTGGATACAAGCTTGTGCAGGAATTGGGTATATGTTTGGGAGTATATCTCCTACTATTAAGAGTAATTTGAACTATAATCAAAGACAAGTAGCAAGATTGGGCGTTGCTAAAGATTTAGGAGATAGTGTTGGGTTTTTAACTGGTTATGCTTGTGAAGTTTTGCCATTATGGGCTGCTCTTCTTGTGGGTGCTCTTCAAAATTTGATTGGATATGGTTGGGTTTGGCTTATCATCACTGGGAGAGCCCCACCTTTGCCATTGTGGGCT ATGTGCGTTCTTATATTTATTGGAACGAATGGTGAAACGTACTTCAACACCGCTTCTCTTGTGTCTTGCGTGCAAAACTTTCCGAAAAACCGAGGTCCAATTGTGGGCATTTTGAAAGGTTTTGCCGGGCTGAGTGGAGCAATATTGACACAAATTTATGCCCTTATAAATAGTCCCGACCAGGCCTCACTCGTCTTCATGATTGCTGTTGGACCAACTATGGTTGTTGTTTCCTTGATGTTCATTATAAGACCCGTCAAAGGTCACAGACAAGTTCGGCCTTCTGATGGAGCAAGTTTCTCATTCGTTTATAGCGGTTGCCTAGTGCTTGCTGCTTATCTTCTCGGAGTGATGCTTGTGCAAGATCTGATTGATGTCAGTCATACCATTGTCATAGTTTTCACCTCGATCTTATTTGTGATCCTTCTTGCCCCGATTTCTATTCCAATCTCGATGGCCATTAGAGAAGAGCCAAGAACATCAATCGAGGAGGCACTTCTTGAAACTCAGAAAGAGGAACCTGCAAAAGCAGCCGAATCTGATACCGATGTTGTTTTTAGTGAGATCGAAGATGAGAAGCCTAAGGATGTCGATACACTTCCAAGATCGGAAAGGAAAAAACGAATGGCACAACTCCAAGCAAGGGTAGCCCAAGCAGCAGCCGAGGGAGCAGTCAGAGTTAAGAGAAGAAGAGGTCCTCATAGAGGGGAAGATTTCACATTAACTCAAGCTCTCGTTAAGGCAGACTTCTGGCTTCTCTGGTTTCCATTTGTTCTTGCTTCTGGATCCGGTTTGACTGTGATCGACAATCTTGGTCAGATGAGCCAATCTTTAGGCTATAATAATGCACATATTTTTGTGTCCATGATTAGCATTTGGAATTTCCTTGGTCGTGTTGGAGGGGGTTACTTGTCGGAGATTGTCGTCAG GGATTATGCATATCCAAGACCCGTGGCAATGGCTATAGCCCAAGTCATAATGGCAGTCGGCCACTTTGTCATTGGGATGGGTTGGCCCGGGGCAATGTACATCGGAACCCTATTAATTGGACTTGGCTATGGAGCCCACTGGTCAGTTGGTCCCGCTACAGCTTCTGAGCTCTTTGGGTTGAAGAGTTTTGGAGCACTATATAATTTCCTTACCCTCGCAAATCCCGGTGGTTCTCTCATCTTTTCTGGTCTTATAGCGAGCACTATATATGATCGAGAAGCAGAGAAGCAAGAGCAACAGCGGAATCCTCATCTTGGTTCTTTCTTAACATTGGAAGAACCACCAAAGTGTGAAGGTGCAGTATGCTTCTTTCTTACTTCCATGATCATGTCTGGATTATGTGTTATTGCAATTATCTTGACGATGACCCTTGTACATCGGACAAAAAGTGTTTATGCAACTCTCTATGGAAAAACACGCAACTAA
- the LOC130823650 gene encoding peroxidase 55 → MEGLRRIFSMLTIILVVIEVGEAQLSENFYSKTCPQVESIVKQAVVKKYSQTFITAQATLRMFFHDCFVQGCDASVMIYSPNGDAEKDSADDISLAGDGFDTVIKAKKAVEAACPGVVSCADILALAARDSVVVAGGPTFSVELGRRDGLTSKASDVPKHLPEPTFNFGQLLSMFRQHNLDQTDLVALSGAHTIGAAHCSKFSSRVYNFSPSNPIDPSLNPSYAQQLKQQCKPTVDPNFVVPMDPDTPGTFDNKYYQNLIAGKGLFTSDQQLYINPSTKPIVVDFANNPNHFYAAFVNAMRKLGRVGVKTGNQGDIRKNCAAFN, encoded by the exons atggaaggaTTGAGAAGAATTTTCTCAATGCTAACCATCATTCTGGTTGTAATTGAGGTAGGAGAAGCTCAATTGTCTGAGAATTTTTACAGCAAAACTTGCCCACAAGTTGAATCCATTGTCAAACAGGCTGTAGTCAAAAAATACAGCCAGACTTTTATAACTGCTCAGGCTACTCTTCGTATGTTTTTCCATGATTGCTTTGTTCAG GGCTGTGATGCTTCAGTGATGATTTACTCACCAAATGGAGATGCAGAAAAGGATTCAGCAGATGATATCTCTCTAGCAGGTGATGGATTTGACACTGTTATTAAAGCTAAGAAAGCAGTTGAAGCAGCTTGTCCCGGTGTTGTTTCATGTGCTGACATCTTAGCTCTCGCGGCTAGAGACTCTGTAGTCGTG GCAGGGGGGCCCACATTCAGTGTAGAACTAGGACGCAGAGATGGGCTAACTTCTAAAGCATCAGATGTTCCAAAACACTTACCTGAACCAACCTTCAATTTTGGTCAATTACTCAGCATGTTTCGACAACACAATCTAGACCAAACTGATCTAGTAGCATTATCAGGTGCACATACAATAGGTGCAGCTCACTGCTCCAAATTTTCGAGTCGGGTCTATAACTTCTCGCCATCTAACCCGATAGACCCGAGCTTGAACCCGAGTTATGCTCAACAATTGAAGCAACAATGCAAGCCAACAGTAGACCCGAATTTTGTTGTACCCATGGATCCTGATACACCAGGGACATTTGATAATAAGTATTATCAGAATCTTATTGCAGGAAAAGGTTTATTTACCTCAGATCAACAACTTTATATTAACCCATCAACTAAGCCTATTGTGGTTGATTTTGCCAATAATCCCAATCATTTTTATGCTGCCTTTGTTAATGCTATGAGAAAGCTTGGTAGAGTTGGGGTTAAAACTGGTAATCAGGGTGATATTAGGAAGAATTGTGCAGCTTTTAATTGA